From the genome of Vulpes lagopus strain Blue_001 chromosome 2, ASM1834538v1, whole genome shotgun sequence, one region includes:
- the LOC121485798 gene encoding transcription factor BTF3 homolog 4 isoform X1 gives MNQEKLAKLQAQVRIGGKGTARRKKKVVHRTATADDKKLQSSLKKLAVNNIAGIEEVNMIKDDGTVIHFNNPKVQASLSANTFAITGHAEAKPITEMLPGILSQLGADSLTSLRKLAEQFPRQVLDSKAPKPEDIDEEDDDVPDLVENFDEASKNEAN, from the coding sequence ATGAATCAAGAAAAGTTAGCCAAACTTCAGGCTCAGGTCCGGATAGGGGGCAAGGGTACAGCTCGCAGAAAGAAGAAGGTGGTACATAGAACAGCTACAGCTGATGACAAAAAACTTCAGAGTTCTCTAAAAAAACTGGCTGTGAATAATATAGCTGGTATTGAAGAGGTGAACATGATTAAAGATGATGGGACAGTTATTCATTTCAACAATCCCAAAGTCCAAGCTTCCCTTTCTGCTAACACCTTTGCAATTACTGGTCATGCAGAAGCCAAACCAATCACAGAAATGCTTCCTGGAATATTAAGTCAGCTTGGTGCTGACAGCTTAACAAGTCTTAGGAAGTTAGCTGAACAGTTCCCTCGGCAAGTGTTGGATAGCAAAGCACCAAAACCAGAAGACATTGATGAAGAGGATGATGATGTTCCAGATCTCGTAGAAAATTTTGATGAGGCATCAAAGAACGAAgctaactaa
- the LOC121485798 gene encoding transcription factor BTF3 homolog 4 isoform X2: MIKDDGTVIHFNNPKVQASLSANTFAITGHAEAKPITEMLPGILSQLGADSLTSLRKLAEQFPRQVLDSKAPKPEDIDEEDDDVPDLVENFDEASKNEAN, translated from the coding sequence ATGATTAAAGATGATGGGACAGTTATTCATTTCAACAATCCCAAAGTCCAAGCTTCCCTTTCTGCTAACACCTTTGCAATTACTGGTCATGCAGAAGCCAAACCAATCACAGAAATGCTTCCTGGAATATTAAGTCAGCTTGGTGCTGACAGCTTAACAAGTCTTAGGAAGTTAGCTGAACAGTTCCCTCGGCAAGTGTTGGATAGCAAAGCACCAAAACCAGAAGACATTGATGAAGAGGATGATGATGTTCCAGATCTCGTAGAAAATTTTGATGAGGCATCAAAGAACGAAgctaactaa
- the LOC121484768 gene encoding ADP/ATP translocase 2-like — MTDAAVSFAKDFLAGGVAAAISKTAVAPIERVKLLLQVQHTSKQITADKQYKGIIDCVVRIPKEQGVLSFWRGNLANVIRYFPTQALNFAFKDKYKQIFLGGVDKRTQFWRYFAGNLASGGAAGATSLCFVYPLDFARTRLAADVGKAGAEREFRGLGDCLVKIYKSDGIRGLYQGFNVSVQGIIIYRAAYFGIYDTAKGMLPDPKNTHIFISWMIAQSVTAVAGLTSYPFDTVHRRMMMQSGCKGTDIMYTGTLDCWRKIARDEGAKAFFKGAWSNVLRGMSGAFVLVLYDEIKKFT, encoded by the coding sequence ATGACAGATGCCGCTGTGTCCTTCGCCAAGGACTTCCTGGCAGGTGGAGTGGCCGCTGCCATCTCCAAGACGGCGGTCGCGCCCATCGAGCGGGTCAAGCTGCTGCTGCAGGTGCAGCACACCAGCAAACAAATCACTGCAGATAAGCAATACAAGGGCATTATAGACTGCGTGGTTCGTAttcccaaggagcagggagtCCTGTCCTTCTGGCGTGGTAACCTGGCCAATGTCATCAGATACTTCCCCACCCAGGCTCTCAACTTCGCCTTCAAAGATAAATACAAGCAGATCTTCCTGGGTGGTGTGGACAAGAGAACCCAGTTTTGGCGCTATTTTGCAGGGAACCTGGCATCAGGTGGCGCCGCTGGGGCCACATCCTTGTGTTTTGTGTATCCTCTCGATTTTGCCCGAACCCGTCTAGCAGCTGATGTGGGCAAAGCTGGAGCTGAAAGAGAATTCAGAGGGCTCGGTGACTGCCTGGTTAAGATCTACAAGTCTGATGGGATTAGGGGCCTGTACCAAGGCTTTAACGTGTCTGTGCAGGGTATTATCATCTACCGAGCTGCCTACTTCGGTATCTATGACACTGCAAAGGGAATGCTTCCAGATCCCAAGAATACTCACATCTTCATCAGCTGGATGATCGCACAATCTGTCACGGCAGTGGCTGGGTTGACTTCCTACCCATTTGACACTGTTCATCGCCGAATGATGATGCAGTCAGGGTGCAAAGGAACTGACATCATGTACACAGGCACGCTCGACTGCTGGAGGAAGATTGCCCGTGATGAAGGAGCCAAAGCTTTTTTCAAGGGGGCATGGTCCAATGTTCTCAGAGGCATGAGTGGTGCTTTTGTGCTTGTCTTGTATGATGAAATCAAGAAGTTCACATAA